A DNA window from Arachis duranensis cultivar V14167 chromosome 3, aradu.V14167.gnm2.J7QH, whole genome shotgun sequence contains the following coding sequences:
- the LOC107478692 gene encoding leucine-rich repeat extensin-like protein 4, translated as MKKENQNVSVVAVLTALLFAGTLSSVCASHSKQTSFSGELSHVETMYIKQRQLLYYRDEFGDRGENVTVDPSLVFENQRIRNAYIALQAWKQAIVSDPLNFTANWVGSDVCSYTGVYCAPALDNPKIRTVAGIDLNHADIAGYLPEELGLLVDLALFHINSNRFCGTLPHRFDKLKLLFELDLSNNRFAGKFPAVVLRLPTLKFLDLRFNEFEGGVPRELFDKDLDAIFINHNRFVFEIPDNLGNSPVSVIVLANNRFHGCIPASIGNMSNLNEIILMNNELRACLPSEIGLLKNLTVFDISFNQLLGPLPDAIGGAVSLEQLDVAHNLLSGNIPASICMLPNLQNFTYSYNFFTGEPPACLRLASFDDRTNCLPGRPLQRSAAQCRSFLSKPVDCNSFGCKPFVPSPSHPSPPSPASPPSPSSPSSPSPSPSSPPSIPSPSLPSPSSPPSPPSPSSPNAPGQGPPPSTPTPIPSPPRSEPSPIYRPPSPPSSPPPPSPIYIPPSPTQPAPPSEPSPTPTPTPPYCVRSPPPPPPPPNSPSIPAPELSPPPPSPYHYTSPPPPTHSPPPPTYNQSPPPPPPCIEPPPPPPPSPTPYLPPPSPSPPPPPVQHNSPRPHHPPVHYSSPPPPPAQYSSPPPPPAQYSSPPPPVHYSSPPPPTPVHYSSPPPPASSPPCEETPPSPTPSPPPSPVYEGPLPPVVGVPYSSPPPPPFY; from the coding sequence ATGAAGAAGGAAAATCAAAACGTTTCCGTTGTAGCTGTTCTCACTGCATTGTTGTTTGCAGGCACATTGTCATCAGTGTGTGCCTCCCACTCCAAGCAAACAAGCTTCAGTGGCGAACTCAGCCATGTGGAAACCATGTATATCAAGCAGCGGCAGTTGCTCTACTACAGGGACGAGTTCGGTGACAGAGGAGAGAATGTCACCGTAGACCCTTCCCTGGTGTTTGAGAACCAGCGCATCAGAAACGCTTACATTGCATTGCAAGCATGGAAGCAAGCCATTGTTTCCGATCCTCTCAACTTCACAGCAAACTGGGTAGGATCTGATGTGTGCAGCTACACTGGGGTCTACTGTGCACCCGCACTGGACAACCCTAAGATCCGCACCGTTGCTGGCATTGATCTGAACCATGCGGATATTGCTGGCTACTTACCGGAAGAGCTTGGTCTCTTGGTGGATCTTGCCCTCTTCCACATTAACTCAAACAGGTTCTGTGGCACATTACCGCACCGCTTCGATAAGCTCAAGCTCTTGTTCGAATTGGATCTCAGTAACAACCGCTTCGCCGGCAAGTTCCCTGCTGTGGTACTGAGACTCCCAACCCTCAAGTTCTTGGATCTGAGGTTCAACGAGTTCGAAGGTGGGGTCCCCAGAGAGCTCTTTGACAAAGATCTTGACGCCATTTTCATCAATCACAACAGGTTCGTCTTTGAAATTCCTGATAACTTAGGAAACTCGCCGGTTTCCGTTATTGTGTTGGCCAACAACAGGTTCCATGGTTGCATCCCTGCAAGCATCGGGAACATGTCGAACCTCAACGAGATCATTCTCATGAACAATGAGCTCAGAGCGTGCTTGCCTTCCGAGATTGGCTTGTTGAAGAACCTCACAGTCTTTGATATCAGCTTCAACCAGCTCTTGGGACCATTGCCGGACGCCATTGGAGGAGCTGTGAGCTTGGAGCAGTTAGACGTAGCGCACAACTTGCTCTCTGGGAACATTCCGGCCAGTATTTGCATGCTGCCAAATCTTCAGAACTTCACTTATTCTTATAACTTCTTCACAGGGGAGCCGCCGGCGTGCCTGAGGCTGGCATCGTTTGATGACCGGACGAACTGCTTGCCGGGAAGGCCGTTGCAGAGATCCGCGGCCCAATGTAGGTCGTTCTTGTCTAAACCTGTGGACTGTAACTCGTTTGGATGCAAGCCATTTGTTCCTTCCCCTTCACATCCTTCGCCTCCTTCACCTGCTTCGCCTCCTTCACCTTCTTCACCTTCTTCACCTTCACCCTCACCCTCTTCACCGCCTTCTATTCCTTCACCTTCTCTGCCTTCTCCCTCTTCGCCACCGTCTCCCCCTTCGCCTTCTTCCCCCAATGCACCAGGACAAGGTCCTCCTCCATCAACTCCTACTCCAATACCTTCTCCACCTAGAAGCGAACCTTCCCCAATTTATAGACCACCCTCTCCTCCCTCCTCACCACCCCCGCCATCACCAATCTATATACCACCTTCTCCCACGCAGCCAGCACCTCCATCTGAGCCTTCACCTACCCCAACCCCAACGCCACCATACTGTGTCCGGTCGCCACCGCCTCCGCCTCCGCCGCCAAATTCTCCATCAATACCGGCTCCTGAATTATCCCCGCCCCCACCTTCGCCTTATCATTATACCTCGCCGCCACCTCCCACTCACTCACCTCCGCCACCCACATATAACCAATCACCGCCACCTCCACCACCCTGCATAGAACCTCCTCCACCGCCACCACCTTCTCCCACACCTTATCTCCCACCACCATCCCCATCACCTCCACCTCCACCGGTTCAACATAATTCCCCGCGACCACATCATCCACCGGTCCACTATAGTTCACCACCACCGCCACCGGCACAATATAGTTCACCACCACCGCCACCGGCACAATATAGTTCTCCACCACCCCCTGTCCATTACAgttcaccaccaccaccaacccCTGTTCATTATAGTTCTCCGCCGCCACCAGCATCATCACCACCCTGCGAAGAAACTCCACCATCCCCGACCCCTTCCCCACCACCATCCCCTGTATATGAAGGGCCATTGCCACCTGTCGTCGGAGTCCCATACTCATCGCCTCCACCACCACCTTTCTATTAA